A region of Pseudorca crassidens isolate mPseCra1 chromosome 8, mPseCra1.hap1, whole genome shotgun sequence DNA encodes the following proteins:
- the SPMIP1 gene encoding protein SPMIP1, with amino-acid sequence MSRQLNMDTVRQNFWKEQYLREKVLRCEWHRKYGSMVKSKQKAKTAAHVPLKLPTLPPKAPLSPLPAPKAVPSEAPSPALEAPIQPEMYPVLPATRALLYEGISHDFQGRYRYLNTRKLDMPERRYLFPITTNFTYGWQLGPPVKQELVSCKMCRIESFFRKNGAFALLDPRDLAL; translated from the exons ATGTCTCGGCAACTTAACATGGACACGGTGCGGCAGAACTTCTGGAAGGAGCAGTATCTGAGGGAGAAGGTGTTGCGCTGTGAATGGCACCGCAAGTATGGGTCGATGGTGAAGTCCAAGCAGAAGGCTAAGACTGCAGCCCACGTACCCCTCAAgctgcccaccctgccccccaaaGCCCCACTCTCACCCCTGCCCGCCCCCAAAGCCGTTCCTTCCgaggcccccagccctgccctggaggCTCCTATTCAGCCAGAAATGTACCCAGTCCTGCCTGCCACCCGGGCCCTGCTGTATGAAGGCATCTCCCACGACTTTCAGGGCCGCTACCGCTACCTCAACACCCGAAAACTGGACATGCCAGAGAGGCGCTACCTCTTCCCCATCACCACCAACTTCACATATGGCTGGCAGCTGG GCCCCCCAGTGAAGCAAGAACTGGTCTCCTGCAAGATGTGCCGCATTGAATCTTTCTTCCGCAAGAATGGGGCCTTCGCACTGCTTGACCCCCGGGACCTGGCCCTCTGA